The segment CCCTGCGATGGTGTCGGTTCCCTCGACTCCCCGCAAGCTGGACGCGGCCAAGAGGAGCATGGCGATGTTCACTGCCCCGGCCAGTGCCAAGGCCCCCACGACGTCCACGCGCGTTGTCTTGATGAGCCTTGTCCGCACGGCTGGATCGTCCGAGAAGCCATGTCTGTCACGTGCAAGGGCCGAGTGCAGGTAGATGGCATGCGGCATGACCGTGGCGCCGAGCATGCCTGCAGCGAGGAGGATGGTATCCGTACCTTCGAAACGCGGCACCAAACCTGCCAAGACACCCCCGGTCTCCGGAGGATTGACGAAAAGCCCCGAAACGAAACCGATGGCGATGACCGCCAGAAGCATCATGATCGCGTATTCGAAGGACTTCTGTCCGCGTGAGGACTGCAGCCCCAACAGCACCATGGACGCCAGCCCGATGATGGCCCCGCCCATGAGGAGGGGCAGTCCGAAGAGGAGGTTGAGGGCCACGGCGCCGCCAATGACTTCTGCCATGTCGGTAGCCCCGGCAACCACCTCAGCCTGAACCCAGTACAGCCTGCGACGGCGGGTTCCCAGCCTTTTGCCGAGGAGTTCCGGAAGGCTGTGCCCGGTGGCCAAGCCCAGTTTTGCCGACTGGTACTGCACCAGGACCGCCATGATGTTTGCTGCAACCAAGACCCACACGAGCAGGTAGCCGTAGTTCGCGCCGGCCGTCAGGTTTGCCGCGACGTTTCCCGGATCCACGTATGCGATCGCGGCCACGAAAGCCGGCCCCAACAAGAGCAGCCGGGACCGCCATCGGGACTTGACCGCTAGTTGCTCGACAATCGTTGTAGCCATGGTTTCCTCAACATCGGGGATGTGCACATGATGAGGATACCGTTAAGTTAGGCGTGCCGAAAACAAGGTTTTAGGAAGACCGTAGTATGCCCCGCCCAACTAACTCGCACTTGTGGTCGTTTTCGGGGCTGAGAACGACAACAAGTGCGAGTTAGTTGGGTTCAGGCGTGGGTAGGTTCTTCGACCAGCGCGGTGGCGATGCTGTCGGCATCCTCGAGGGCGGCGAGATATCGCTCGGCGTCCAGGGCCGCGGCGCATCCCGTGCCGGCCGCTGTAATGGCTTGACGGTAGCGATGGTCCACCGCGTCTCCACAGGCGAAGACTCCGGAGAGGTTGGTAACGGTGGTCGGGGAGTCGACTTTGATGTAACCCTCGGCATCGAGCTCCACCTGCCCCGCAACAAGAGACGTGCGGGGGACATGTCCAATGGCAACGAATATGCCCGTAGCCGCATGCTCGCGCGTTTCACCGGTGCGCGTGTCCGTCAACGTCAGGCCAGTGACCTTGGGGTCGCCGTGAATGGCGCTGACGACCGAATTCCATGCGAAGCGGATTTTCGGATTGTCCTTGGCCCGCTGGGCCATGATCCGGGAGGCTCGGAGCTCTCCTTTTCGCACGACGACGGTCACCGTCTTCGCGAAGCGCGTCAGGAACGTCGCTTCTTCCATGGCCGAGTCTCCGCCGCCCACCACGACAATGTCCTGTTCGCGGAAGAAGAAGCCATCGCATGTGGCGCACCACGACACGCCGTGTCCGCTGAGCTTTTTCTCCTCTGGCAGGCCGAGTTCCTTATAGGCAGAGCCTGTCGCGATGATCACGGCCGGTGCTTCATGGGTGTCGCCCGATCCGGTGACCACGCGCTTGAGGTGCCCGGCCAAGTGGACTTCCGTGGCGTCGTCGAACACTATCTTGGCGCCGAAGCGCCCGGCTTGCTCCTGCAGCCCGTCCATGAGGTCTGGGCCCTGGATGCCGGCGGGGAAACCGGGGAAATTCTCCACCTCGGTGGTGTTCATCAGCGCACCGCCGGCGGTGACCGATCCGGCAAGGACCAAGGGGCTCAGACCCGCCCGGGCGGCGTAGATCGCGGCGGTGTACCCGGCAGGTCCGGATCCAATGATGATTAGCTGTTTTTTGCTCATAGACAAGTGCAACAAGGACGAGGACTTCAATCAAGGGCTCGTCAATCCAAGCGCATAATGGGTGAATGTTCACCGAAGCGGAAGCCGAAGCCGTCCTGATCCGGCCCATGAAGCTGGACGATTGGCCCGAGGTCAGCGCGATCTTTATGGAGGGCATCGAGACCGGGCAGGCTACGTTCGAAGCGGCCGTCCCGGAGTGGGAACAATTCAACACAGGCCGCCTCCCGGATCATCGCTTCGTTGCCGAACTGGCGGGCAAGGTGCTGGGGTGGACGGCGGTTTCGGCGATATCGGCCCGCCCGGCATATGCCGGCGTCGTCGAACACTCCGTGTATGTCGCCGGGTCTGCGCGCGGACAGGGCATTGGAAGCCTGCTCCTGAAAGCTCTGGCAGCATCCACCGAGCGGCATGGCATCTGGACCATCCAGTCCAGCATTTTCCCCGAAAACCAGGCCAGTATCCGTCTTCATCTGGCCCATGGCTTCAAGATCGTCGGCCGACGCGAACGCATCGCACGCATGAGCGCCGGGCTGCTGGCCGGCCAATGGCGCGACACCTTCCTGCTTGAGCGCCGCTCATCCCTGCTTTGATTTCAGAACCTGCGGGTCCCAGTCCGCTACCCGGGCGGCCCCTGCTGCGCACGGATGACAAAATGCTCAACCCGACGGTCCGGAACCAACCAGATCAGCGCCACCACCGTGTACGTAGCGACGGCGAGCAGCGGCTGAACGAAGCAGAGGCCAAGCCCGGCAAGGTAGATCAGGGGCGAGGTCTTGCCCTTCCAGTCCCGGCCAAGCGCCTGAGCCAGCGCACCTTGCCTGCCCTGCTGACGGATCAACGACTGCTGCAGGACGAAGTAGGCAACTGCGGCGCAGAGCAGGTTGAACCCATAGGCCAACACCGGGACTTGCGCGAAACCGGACTCATCCATCCATCGGGTGCTGAACGGGAAGAGGGACAGCCAAAACAACAAGTGCAGGTTCGCCCAAAGGATCGCTCCGTTGACCCGATCGGCCAAGTGGATCATGTGGTGGTGGTTGTTCCAGTAGATCCCGACGTAGACGAAGCTGAGCAGGTAGCTAAGGAAAGTGGGGAGAACACTGAGGAGGCCATTCCAGCTCGGTTCCGGCGGCACGCGCAGCTCAAGCACCATGATGGTGATGACGATCGCGAGGACGCCGTCGCTGAATGCCTCGAGCCGGTTCTTGTTCATTGGGTTGCCTTCATGAGCACATCATCGTTGGTCCGGCCTAGAGTCGCCAGACGGTACTCCAAGGGCCGCCGCGCTCCGGATCCGAATGACCCTGGCCCGAAATGACCCTGTCCCGAAGCGCAGCGGCGAAGCTTCGGCTTAGCCCAGCGTGGACACGTCAATGACGAAGCGGTACCGCACATCGGAGGCGAGCACCCGCTCGTAGGCGCCGTTGATCTTGTCGGCCGGGATGACCTCGATCTCGGCGCCAATCCCATGTTCGGCGCAGAAATCGAGCATTTCCTGGGTCTCCCGGATGCCCCCGATCGCGGATCCGGCGAAGGACCGCCGTCCCGTGATGAGCGAGAAAACGTTGACCGGGAGTGGTTCCGCCGGGGCCCCCACGTTCACCAGCGCGCCGTCGAGCGTCAGCAACTGAAGGTAGGAGCTGATGTCGATGGGGGCGCTGACGGTGTTGATGATCAGGTCAAAGGTTCGCGCGAGCTTTTCGAAAGTGGCCGGCTCGCTCGTAGCGAAGTACTGGTCAGCGCCCAGTCGCAGGCCGTCTTCCATTTTCTTCAGCGATTGGGACAACACCGTGACGTCGGCGCCCATGGCGTGTGCGAGCTTGACGGCCATGTGGCCCAGCCCGCCGAGTCCGACGACGGCGACCTTCTTGCCCGGGCCGGCACCCCAATGCCGAAGCGGCGAATAGGTGGTGATGCCTGCGCACAGCAGGGGGGCGGCGGCGTCGAGCTCGATTCCTTGTGGGATGCGCACGACGAAGTCTTCCGTCACCACGACGTGCGTGGAGTAGCCGCCTTGGGTGATTGTCCCGTCGCGGTCTACGGCGCCGTAGGTCCCGGTCATGCCTTTGAGGCAGTACTGCTCCTCGCCCTTGCGGCAGTTCTTGCATTCGCGGCAGGAGTTGACCATGCAGCCGACGCCGACCTGATCGCCGATCGCGTGCTTGGTGACTTCGGAGCCGATCGCAGTGACAATTCCGGCGATTTCGTGGCCAGGGGCGAGAGGGTAGGACTGCGGTCCCCAATCGCCGCGGACGGTATGGATATCTGAATGGCAAATGCCTGCGTACTTGATCTCGATCAGCACGTCATGGGCGCCGACGTCGCGGCGCTCAATGGTGGTGGGGACGAGGGGTTCGTTCGCCGACGGGGCGGCGTAAGCGTTCACGGAAAACATGTTTCTCCTGTTGGTGGACGGAGGTTTGGTGGTCGCGGTGTCTGACGCGACGCCCCGTTGGGGGCAGCTGGCTCCGGGGTCC is part of the Arthrobacter methylotrophus genome and harbors:
- a CDS encoding Nramp family divalent metal transporter; this translates as MATTIVEQLAVKSRWRSRLLLLGPAFVAAIAYVDPGNVAANLTAGANYGYLLVWVLVAANIMAVLVQYQSAKLGLATGHSLPELLGKRLGTRRRRLYWVQAEVVAGATDMAEVIGGAVALNLLFGLPLLMGGAIIGLASMVLLGLQSSRGQKSFEYAIMMLLAVIAIGFVSGLFVNPPETGGVLAGLVPRFEGTDTILLAAGMLGATVMPHAIYLHSALARDRHGFSDDPAVRTRLIKTTRVDVVGALALAGAVNIAMLLLAASSLRGVEGTDTIAGAHAAVTSALGPVIGVAFGVGLLASGLASTSVGCYAGATVMGGLLKIRVPLVIRRVVTLVPALVILGAGIEPTLALVLSQVLLSFGIPFALIPLIRLTGKREIMGIHTDSTALKIAGWTSAALIVGLNCVLIILTVTGKS
- the trxB gene encoding thioredoxin-disulfide reductase; translated protein: MSKKQLIIIGSGPAGYTAAIYAARAGLSPLVLAGSVTAGGALMNTTEVENFPGFPAGIQGPDLMDGLQEQAGRFGAKIVFDDATEVHLAGHLKRVVTGSGDTHEAPAVIIATGSAYKELGLPEEKKLSGHGVSWCATCDGFFFREQDIVVVGGGDSAMEEATFLTRFAKTVTVVVRKGELRASRIMAQRAKDNPKIRFAWNSVVSAIHGDPKVTGLTLTDTRTGETREHAATGIFVAIGHVPRTSLVAGQVELDAEGYIKVDSPTTVTNLSGVFACGDAVDHRYRQAITAAGTGCAAALDAERYLAALEDADSIATALVEEPTHA
- a CDS encoding N-acetyltransferase family protein codes for the protein MFTEAEAEAVLIRPMKLDDWPEVSAIFMEGIETGQATFEAAVPEWEQFNTGRLPDHRFVAELAGKVLGWTAVSAISARPAYAGVVEHSVYVAGSARGQGIGSLLLKALAASTERHGIWTIQSSIFPENQASIRLHLAHGFKIVGRRERIARMSAGLLAGQWRDTFLLERRSSLL
- a CDS encoding TMEM175 family protein; its protein translation is MNKNRLEAFSDGVLAIVITIMVLELRVPPEPSWNGLLSVLPTFLSYLLSFVYVGIYWNNHHHMIHLADRVNGAILWANLHLLFWLSLFPFSTRWMDESGFAQVPVLAYGFNLLCAAVAYFVLQQSLIRQQGRQGALAQALGRDWKGKTSPLIYLAGLGLCFVQPLLAVATYTVVALIWLVPDRRVEHFVIRAQQGPPG
- a CDS encoding NAD(P)-dependent alcohol dehydrogenase, translated to MFSVNAYAAPSANEPLVPTTIERRDVGAHDVLIEIKYAGICHSDIHTVRGDWGPQSYPLAPGHEIAGIVTAIGSEVTKHAIGDQVGVGCMVNSCRECKNCRKGEEQYCLKGMTGTYGAVDRDGTITQGGYSTHVVVTEDFVVRIPQGIELDAAAPLLCAGITTYSPLRHWGAGPGKKVAVVGLGGLGHMAVKLAHAMGADVTVLSQSLKKMEDGLRLGADQYFATSEPATFEKLARTFDLIINTVSAPIDISSYLQLLTLDGALVNVGAPAEPLPVNVFSLITGRRSFAGSAIGGIRETQEMLDFCAEHGIGAEIEVIPADKINGAYERVLASDVRYRFVIDVSTLG